Sequence from the Exiguobacterium aurantiacum genome:
TGACGGTGCACGTCGAGGAGACAGCACCGGACTTGTCACGTTACTATGTCGAGGCGATTCGATGGAGTCAAACTTATGATGCTGAAGTGAATAATGTTTGAAATGTTGAAGGGACGTCAATTACTGTACTAAGGCCATGCGCCGGTTGACGTTCCTTTTTGTATGCGGTTTATGGAGGAAAGCGAGTTGATCGGATGAACCCATTCAACCACTCACTTGAACGCTAAGTCTTTTTTTCTATGACGCGACATGCTATGATTAAAAATGGTACGAATTTTTGAAAAGAGGGGAATCGTCGATGCTGAACACCGTGTTATCGCTCTTCATTTACGTCGTAGCGATCTACGTCGCTTGGTGGGCACTCATGCCGGTCAAATGGGACCGCTTGCTCAATCAAGTGAGGAGTCCGCAAGCTGCTGTCTTGCGCGTCCTCGTGGCCGTCGTCTTCGGTTCACTGATCGCCCAGTTCTTTTTGGAGTATATCCGATTGGCCCAGGCGCTCGCACCATTACAGTAGGCAGGAGAAGGATTACCAAACTGTAATCCTGCTGTAACGTTTCTTATATGTTTATCGTGTAGGATAAATTCGTCTGACATGACGAATTTTCATCAGAATTTTATGAGTGCTTTTATTATTAATTTTCTCTCTGGTGAAGCGTCACGTGTTACAAACTATCATAGTAATCGACATAACCACATCCGGTAACGGATATCGACGTATAAAACAAAAAAACAACGAAGTTGGAGGACAAAGAGAGATATGAAGGATTTGATTGTAGTCCGTGGAGGACGTAAATTGTCAGGTACTGTGCGTGTTGAAGGAGCTAAAAACGCCGTACTCAAAACATTGGTTGCCACTCTTTTAGCAAGCGAAGGAAAGTCGGTACTTCAAAACGTGCCACGCCTCGCTGATGTGTACACGATTAATAAAGTACTTCGCCACCTCGGTGCAGAGGTTGCGTTTGACGAAGTAAATAACGAAGTCACTGTCGATGCGTCGGGCACAATCAAAGACGAGGCGCCGCTTGAGTACGTCCGCAAGATGCGTGCTTCGATCCTTGTCATGGGTCCTCTCCTTGCTCGCCTCGGGCATGCGCGGGTCGCGATGCCGGGCGGATGCTCAATCGGTTCACGTCCGATTGACCTCCACTTAAAAGGTTTCGAGGCAATGGGCGCGAAGACGGTCATCGGCAATGGTTTCGTCGAAGCTTCGGTCGACGGTCGCTTGAAAGGTGCGAAGATCTACTTGGACTTCCCATCTGTCGGCGCGACAGAGAACATCATGATGGCGGCAGTCCTTGCTGAAGGGACGACAGTCATCGAGAACGTCGCCAAAGAACCTGAAATCGTCGACCTTGCCAACTTCTTGAACGGCATGGGCGCACACGTCCGTGGTGCCGGTACAGAAACGATTCGAATCGAAGGCGTGGAGAAACTTCACGGCGCTGAGCATTCAATCATTCCTGACCGCATCGAAGCCGGTACGTTCCTCGTCGCTGGAGCGATCACAGGCGGCGACATCGAAGTCATCGGCGCTGAGCGCGAGCACCTTCGCCCGCTCATCTCGAAGATGGAAGAAATGGGCGTCAAGTTCGAGGACACTTCGGAAGGCATGCGTGTCATCGCACCGGATGTATTAAAGCCGGTCGACGTGAAGACGATGCCACACCCAGGTTTCCCGACAGACATCCAAGCTCAAATGATGGCGCTCGTCTTGAAAGCCGGCGGCACATCGGTCATCACGGAAACGGTGTTTGAGAACCGCTTCATGCACGTGGAAGAATTCCGCCGCATGAACGCAGACATTAAAATCGAAGGACGTTCAGCCATCATCAAAGGCGGCGTTCGCCTCCAAGGTGCTGAAGTCGTCTCGACTGACCTTCGTGCCGGTGCTGCGCTCGTCCTCGCTGGACTCATCGCGGACGAAGAGACACGCGTTGGTGATCTCTACCACATCGACCGTGGCTACGTCGACTTCCACAAGAAACTTCAAGCTCTCGGTGCTGACATCGAGCGCATCGAAGGTACTGTCGAAGTTGCCGAAGAAATGGTGAAGAACTAATTAATAGACTCATAGGAGCGAGGAGAGACTCTTCTCGCTCTTTTCAATGAAGTAACGAACGGAGGAACCTACACACCATGTTTTCAAAAGATATCGGGATTGATTTAGGAACAGCAAACGTCGTCATCCACGTCAAAGGTCGAGGCATCGTCCTCGACGAGCCATCCGTCGTTGCCATCAAACGTTCGACAGGGAAAGTCCTCGCTGTCGGTACCGAAGCGTATGAGATGGTCGGACGTACACCAGGTGACATCGTCGCCATCCGTCCACTCCGTGACGGCGTCATCGCCGACTTCGCGACAACCGAAGAGATGCTTCGCCATTTCGTCGAGAAGATTCAGGTCCGCGGTTTCTTTGGCGGCATCCGTATGCTCATCTGTACGCCAGCGAACGTGACACCGGTCGAAGCGAAGGCCATCCGTGAGGCGGCCGAGAAAGCCGGTGCCAAAGAAGTCTTCCTCGCCGTAGAACCGAAAGCAGCAGCCGTCGGTTCGGGCATGGACATCTGGAAGCCGGTCGGCCATATGATCGTCGACATCGGTGGCGGGACGACAGACGTTGCCATCCTCTCGATGGGCGATATCGTCTGCGGCGAAACGATTAAAATCGCCGGGGACCGTTTCGATACGGACATCCTCCGCGCCATCAAGGACAAGCATAAGCTTGTCATCGGTGAGCGGACGGCCGAGCAAATCAAGAAAGAGATTGCGACGGTCTTCCCAGGCGGCCGTAACGAGACGATGGATATCCGCGGTCGTGACATGGTGCGTGGGCTTCCGCGTACGGTAACGATCACGTCGGAAGAACTCCGTGAAGCGATGGCCGAGTCGGCGAACGAGATCGTCGAAGCGACGAAGCGCGTCCTCGAACAGACGCCTCCGGAACTTGCGGCCGATATCATCGACCGCGGCATCATCATGACAGGTGGCGGCTCGCTCCTCCACGGCATCGATCAGCTCGTGGCCGAGCGTGTCGGATTGCCGGTCATGATCGCCGAAGAGCCGACGCTCAGCGTCGCGCACGGCACGGGCATCATGCTCGAGCACTTGGATCGTTTGAAGTAATATCATCTAAAGGTACGGCGTCTGCGGGCGTCGTGCCTTTTTTGCGTTCAAGACTGTCCGAATTTCCTGGAAATGGATAGACTGAAGAAGGGAGGGATGTCGATGAATCCATTGATTGAGAGATTGACGTCGAAAGGGGTCGAGGTCACAGAGATTGGAGGCCGTGGCCAAGAAGCGCGTCAGACGTGGTTAACGCACTTCATACGACCTAAACAGCCGACACGACTTTCTCCTTATCTGTGGGAGGATATCGTGGTCGGGACTGACGGCTGTCTCGTCGGAACAGCCGCGGATCAAGCGTTCGAACGGGCCGCGAAGTGGAAAGCGCTGCTCTTCTTTCAGCATTCGGACGATATGCTCGAGCTCGATTTGACGCAAGCCAAACCACTTGCGAGGAAAGACTTGATTGCCGCAACGATGGACTATGCGGATATCTATATCGTCGATCCAGCTTACACATGGACGTATGTCATCCCACATGAAGCGGATTGGGGACCGTATTTTCTCACCAAATCAGGGACGAAAGGGGATGATTGAATGACACGACCACTCACACTCATTACCGGTGTCAGCCGGAGGCAAGGTATCGGGGCGGCGATTGCGCGAAAACTCGCTATGGCAGGCCACGACTTGTATCTCACGCACTGGAGCCCGTTTGACGGAACGGACGGCGTCGGGGCGGACTCTGAATTCATCGACGGCTTCGTCGACGAATTACGGGCCTCAGGGACCCGCATTGCCCATGAGCCGTACGATTTGTCGTCTGGAGACGTAGAAGGGTTGCTCGATCGCGTCGAAGCGGCGCTCGGTACTCCGAGCCGTCTCATCAACAATGCGACGTATGAGCGGCATGTGAGCGTCGACACGTTCACGACCGAGACGCTCCGTCGCCATTATTTCGTCAACAACGAAGGGACGCTTGGCCTGACGTTCGCCTTCATCGAACGTTATAAACGGGCGGGGCATACGGACGGACGCATTCTATTCATGGTGTCCGGGGGCGCAGATGCATCCAATTTGGCCTATATCGCCACGAAAGGCATGTTGATTGCCATCACGCCGGCGCTCGCCAACGGGGCCGGGCAGTACGGAATCTCTGTGAACGCGCTCGATCCGGGTCCGACCGATTCGGGTTGGATTGATGACGCGCTCCGTGAGCAGCTCGTACCGCTATTCCCACATGGACGTGTCGGGACACCCGAGGACACGGCCCGCTATATCGCGTTCCTCATGGGGCCGGACGGAGCGTGGGTCAACGGGCAACATCTTCACGTCGACGGTGGCTTCGTCGGACGATAAAAAGAGCTTGTCCCATATATAGGAACAAGCTCGGGTTGTGAACGAACCGATTCGCCAAACAGCGAGTTGGTTCGTTTTTAATGGGGGCGACGATGTATAGTTGCCGTCTCTTGTGTTCAATGGTCGTTACGTGAATGAAGAGCGATAGATATGAAAAACGGCCGCCTGAAGGCGACCGTTCGCGTTGCTCGTCAAGGGCGCCCCGACTCCGACAGGAAAGCAATCCGACGGAGACCCAGCAGCGACGTGAGTCGCGATGCGGCTCCGGGATTGCCTGCGGAAAGCGTGGGCGCCGAAAGACGAGCAGGATGTTTCATAGTGGTCAACGAGCTGAGCTTCTCCTGAATCGGGACAAGCTCTTTTTCAATGCCACGTGTAGTCTTTGTCGACGAAGAGACGGGCGTTCAAATCTGCTTGTGGGAACGGTTTGTGCTTCGCGTCCAGCCAATCATGGTAATCGCATAGACAGACGTCGTCCAAGTGAAGCGAGTAGCCGTTATTGATCGTCTGGACCGAGATGCTCAAATCGTACTCGGCGAGCGTCTTCTTCAACCGATAGACGAGGTTATAGACGTTATGGAGCGCACGTTGCGGCTCGTCGATGTCCGGGTACAACGTCTCGGCGATCAGCCATTTGTTGACGACTTTATCACGATGGAAAATCAAGTAGGCGAACAGTTCCTCGGTCTTTTGTGTCGGCCATTTGACGAGGTCGCCGTCTTGCGTCTTGACCGAGAAATGATCGAGACATTGAATCGTACACGTCCGGTGATGTTCGGTCGACATGGTCTCCGTGTATCGTTTCTCGACGCGGGGGATGAGGTCGTGAATCATCTGTTCGGTAATCGGCTTGAGCAGATAGTGCGTCGCCTGCAGGTTGAACGCATCGACCGCGTATTGGCTATGCGCCGTGGTGAAGACGACTTGAGTCGTCTCGGGAAGCCGTTTGGCGAAATCGAGACCGTTCATCTGAGGCATCTCGATATCGAGGAAGACGAGATCGACTTCCTGGTCGGCCAAAAATTCGAGCGCTTGGAACGGGTCTTGGAACGAACCCATCCATTTCAAGTTCGGTTCGGCTTGGATGAGGCGCTCCATCATCCTCAAAATATGATGTTCATCTTCAATCAAAATCGTGCGCATGTTGCGGATTCATCCTCTCTCGTTTTGGGAGTCGGATATGCACATGCGTACCGACCCCTGGTTCAGAATTTAATTTGAACGTGGCACCCGGTAAAAAATCGATACGGTTTCTGACGTTCGGGATGCCGATTCCATTCGACCGTCTTAGATGAGGCGTTGGGTCGAAGCCGACACCGTTATCGGCGATTCGGATATCGATGGCATCGTCTGAAGACTGGACCGATAACATGAGTCGTTTGACACCTTTTTGCTTCATCAGCCCATGTTGGACCGCGTTCTCGACGAGCGGCTGTAACAGGAGAGGTGGGATTGAAGCATCGAGCACGGATTCATCGATATCTTTTGTAATGGTGAAGGCGTCGTTAAAGCGGGTCTGCTCAATCATCAAGTATGAGTCGATCACCTCGAGTTCCTGTCTGAGCGAGATGTCGGTCTCCGTGCGACCGTTCTCGAAGATGAAACGGACGTACGTGCTCAAATGACCAAGCATTCGTGCCGCCTCGGTCGGTGCCGTATAGCAGAGCGCGATCACGTTCCCAAACGTGTTATATAGAAAATGTGGTTTGATTTGGGCGTTGAAAAATGAGATCTCACTTTGGTTTGCAAACGTCTGCACTTCACGTTTCTGTCGTTTGTCGGTCGACAAGTGAATCGGGAGCAACGTGAACATGAGCAAGAAATAAATAAGTGACATGACACTCGTATACAGTTCTTGATTCGGATGATCAATCAACGCATTCAAGAGCTGCCCCATGTAGCCGATAATGAGCGCTACCGTGAACACTAAAAATTCAAACGGGTAGCCGTCATCTTTTCGTTCGAACAACCAGTTGATGTTCAGCCCGGTCCAAAAGAACGTGATGAACAGGACATACAGCCAAGCGAATTGATCGAATATCGCATGGGCACCGAAAGGCAGTACTAACGCGATCAAACTGAGTGCGTAAAATGGATAAGAGACGTACTTCAAAAAGTGGCGGAACGGGACGCGCTCGAGTTTGAGCGCGAAGTTGATGAGCATGGAAACGCTCAAGAGCGCTGTGATCAAGTTTAATTTATGGGCAAAAACGTAAGTCATCAGTGGAATCAGTTCAAAGACAATCATTTGATCGCTCGTCAGGAGTGTGACACTGACAAGGAAAAAGAAGGCGGCCCCATACAGATACAGCGCTTCTTTGCGATGAAACAGCCATACGATTGCATAGAACGAGAAAATGAGTAGCGAAATGAGGATGATGACAAACTCATAACTGAAATACTTATTGTGGTACGTCATCATATTGCTGGTTGGGCCGATGAGCAAGCTGTCCGAAACACCGGTCGCAAGTTCAGCGGTCTCGTTTGTCTGAATCGTCAAGCGGAACGTCGGATTATGCGTATCAAGGAGAACGAGGTAGGCATGCCGAGGGTCTTCATCTGTCGATGCGTAGACGGGTGAGACGGTTTTTCCATCAATGAGAAGGTTGATATGAGGATGGTTGCGCGGGACGCGTAGCGCATATTGACCAGGTGGCAGGCTAATGTCGGCCTCGTAGGTCGCCATTTTGTGCGGCGTCACATGCGGGACTCGTCGATAGGATTCACGATCGACGCGATCGAGAAAACTCGATTGAAAGCGCCATGTCCCATCGAGACGCATGATGTTTTCGGTCACGCGAGAATCGGTCAAGTCGGCCGTTCCTTGCGTGACGGTGACTGAGTCGTCGATAGGTTGTCCTCGCGTCAAGGCGAACCCGCCTGCGAACGCGAAGAGAATCATCAATACGACCAGTCCAATCGATTTAGGGGTCATCTGCATATTCCCTTCGTGATTTGTGAGTTTCTTGTGAGAAACGAGCGATATACTGACACTAATCGTTCACATATAAACGTGACGAATGTTTTCTTATCGTACACGAAACTGACTTTTTTGAATAGCCGAACATACTGAATTGCCCAAGCTAATAGATATCCGATAGGAAAGTAGGTCACATATGAAACGCTGGATCGAACAACGAATTAGCCGCCAAGTGCTCACCGTGTTTTACGTATTAATCGCTTTGATCACGTTGACGTCGCTCGGCACATACTTTTATACCCAACAGGCGATCCGCGAAACAACGATCGAGCTCGAGCGCATCAGTGAACAACGATCGCGGGCGACCGATTTGTTCGAGACATGGCAGTCGATGCAATATGAGATGCGCGGTCACGTCTTACTTGGAGATGACGCATTACTAGGGGAAGTCAAACGAGCCCAAACGCGGATTGACGACCAGACGAGCTGGTTCGAACAGAACTCCGAGACGAATGAAGAGACGACGTTCGCCGAAGATGCGCGTCTTTTGTTCACCATCTATACGACGCGCGTCATGCCCGGCCTCGAGCGCTATGTCGTTGCGAAAACGAATGGAGAGGTCGATGAACCGTTTTTACAGATGGCGACCGTCGGCCAGCTTATGCCGAAGAATGCGACTTCGACCCAGACCCGATTTAAATTGAATTCGAAAAGTGCGGCCGATATGAGCGCAAGCATCGTCGATATGGAGTCGGTGTTCACGGATTATCGCTCCGAACTTGATTTCCAAGAGACGGGATTGCGGGAGGAACTGTCGGAACAGCTCGCCAAAGCCCAATGGATATGGCTCCTCATCTTGCTTGGCGCCTTATTCATCCTATTCGTCAGCTTACAACCGTACATCGTGCGCTTGACGAAACAACTACAAGCGCTCATCACGAACAGTGAGCGGCTCGCGGTCGACCCGCACGCCACGCTCATTCCAATCAAGCCGCTCCAAAACGAGGTCGGTCAACTGTCGAAATCGTTCACGGAGATGTCGAGCTCATTGATTCATCAACATACTGAACTCGAGAAAGAGCGCGAGAAGACGGCTCGGATTCTCCATATGATGCGCGACGCGATCGTCTTTGTCGAGGTAGACACAAATCAACGCTTCGCCAATGAGGCGCTGTTCGAACTGTATGAGCAGCCGTTCCCGTTCGGGGACCGTCAGAGCCTATATCCGATTGACGCGTTTTATGAGCCGTTCATGGATCAAATCGATGATCAAGATGGTCTCAACCGGTTCACGCACCGGGCGAAGAACTGCGGAATCTTCGATGAGACGTTTACGTATTCGATGCAAGGGGGAAGACGTATCATACGGATGTACGCCGAACCGATTGAACTGCAGGACGAACGTTTCGGCGTGATGTTTGTGTCGCGGGACATTACGAAAGAGATTGAGATTGATCGCTTGAAGACGGAACTCGTCGCGACGGTCTCTCATGAACTTCGGACCCCGCTCACATCCATTCTCGGTTTTACCGAACTGCTTGAACATCGTCACGTCGACGAAGAGAAGCGAAAACGCTACTTGAGCATGATTCATAGCGAGACGACCCGGCTCGAGCGGCTCGTCAGCAACTTGCTCGATGTTCAGAAGATGGAGGCCGGTAAAGCGGAGCAAGACTTCAAAGTCGAGAGTTTGTTCGAACTGTTGTCGGACGTTCTTGAGATTCATGCTGGTTCGACTGAGTTGCACGCGTTCCATTTCGACTGTGATGAAACGCTTCGTGTCTCTGGAGATCCGGCGCAACTGCGTCAAGTGTTCTCGAACATCTTGAACAACGCCATTAAATATTCACCCGACGGCGGCAATGTCGCCGTCAACGTCTCGTGCGAGGACGATGTCATCCGGATCGCCATCGAAGACGAGGGTATGGGTGTGGCACCCGCAGATGCCGAACGACTGTTTGAGAAGTTCTACCGTGTTCAGAACGAGCAGAGCCGCAATATTGGAGGCACCGGCCTTGGGCTTGCCATCTGTAAAGAGATCATTGAATCACACGGCGGGACAATCAGCGTCCGTTCAGAACTTGGGAACGGGACGACGATGATGGTCGAACTCCCGATTGTCGCTTGATGCAAAACCACTTCACCGCGAAGTGGTTTTTTTACTTTTTTTCAAAAAACGGTGAATGAAACGTTCCTTTGGTACGATATACAGAGTGAAGACTTTGAACGACGAAAGGAAGACGAACCATGTTACGCGGATTATATACAGCGGCGGGCGCGATGAACGCGCTCCAGCGCCAACAAGAGATTTTGAGCAATAACCTCGGTAACGTCCGGACACCAGGATTCAAGGCGTCGAACGGCGTCGTCCGCTCGTTCCCTGAAATGTTGCTCGCCCAAGTGAGCCACCCTGGGAATGCGCAATCACGCGTCCAAGGTGAGGTCGGCACGTTATCGACAGGTGTCTATCTTCAAGAGACGATGCCTCGGTTCTCGAGCGGGAGCATCTCGGAGACGGGCAGCCCGACCGACGTATATATGAAGGTGCCGGCTGATTTTACCGGTGCGGCCATGTTCGCCGTCGAACAGAATGGCGAGACGCTCTATACGACGAATGGACGGTTCGCGGTCGACGAGGAGCGCTTTTTGCGCTCGGCGGATGGCGGTTATATCCTCTCTGACGCAGGCGAGCGTATCCAGCTGCCATCAAGTGAGTTCACATTGTCAGGCGACGGACAAATCACGTCGCTCGGCGAGAATGTGGCGACACTCGGTGCCGTCCAAGTTAATGACTTAGCGACGCTTGAGCAAGTCGGGAACGATTACCGGGTCAACGGAGACGCACCGCCAGCAGCGAACGTCCAGTTTCAACAAGGATTCATCGAAGAGGCGAACGTCGACCTCGATCGGACGATGGCCGACTTGATGACGACGTACCGTCAGTTCGAGGCGAACCAAAAGGTCGTCCAAGCGTATGACAAGAGTGCCGAGCGGGCCATTGAAATCGCTCGGATTCGTTAAGGAGGAAGCCCATGCAATCGATTTATAACTCGGTCTCGTCGCTCACCCAACTCCAACGTCAACTTGACGTGACGGGCCATAACATCGCAAACGTCGATACAGCCGGCTATAAGCGGGAACAGACCCACTTTGCCTCGCTCTTGTCGCAGGCGTACGACAATCAACCGCGAGCCGAGCTTGAAGTCGGACGTGACACCCCAAACGGGATTCGCATCGGCGTTGGCGGCCACGTCGCTGACATCAGTCAACAGTTCAATATCGGCCAAATCCGGAAGACGGACCGTGGCCTTGATGTGTTCTTGAAAGCGAGCCGCCAGTTCTTCGCCGTCGAGACAGAAAACGGTATCGGATTGACGCGAAGCGGGAACATGCAACTGTCGGTCGGTGACACGACGACGCTCGTCGATGTGAACGGAAACGCCCTCCTTGGTGCGGACGGAAATCCGATCGTCATGCCGAACGAGGCGACGGCGCACCGCGTCCGTCAAGACGGCATGGTCGTCGCCAGCGTGAACGGCGTCGAGCAAGAGTTCGGCCGTCTCGATATCGTCGAGGTACGTAACACGTCAGCGCTCCGTCCACTCGGCGACAACGTCTATGCCGCTGACTTGGGGGCGGATATCGATCGTCCACTCGGTAATCTGTTGATTGAAGGGACGCTCGAATCGTCGAACGTCGATTTGACGAAAGAGATGACCGACATGACAATCACGCAGCGCGCGTATCAGATGAACTCACGGGCGTTGTCGATGAGTGACCAGATGATGGGGCTCGTGACATCACTTCGTTAACCACGGACCGTTCTTCCTCGGAAGGGCGGTTTTTGCGTTACACTGAATAAGAGGAGGGATGGACATGCGGATTGTCGTGGCGATGGATTCATTCAAAGGGGCGTTGACGAGCGTGGAGGCGAATCGGGCGGTGCACGAGGCGCTCGCTGGGCACGACGTCGTCGAGGTGCCGATCTCAGACGGCGGCGAAGGCTTTTTAGATGCGTGGCTCCTGACACATCCGCATGCCGAGACCGTCACGCAAGACGTCATGTCGCTTGATGGGACGATGCGGCAAGCCCGGTATGGCTGGTCGGAACGAACGCGCGAGGCGGTGATTGAAGTCGCCGAGGCGTCCGGGCTCACCCTCATCGACGTGCTCGACCCGTGGCGTTACAGTTCGTATGGGACGGGGCTGCAGATTAAAGATGCACTCGAGCGCGGAGCGGAGCGCATCACCGTCGGCCTCGGTGGGAGCGCGACCGTCGATGGGGGGAAAGGCTTGCTCGAGGCGCTCGGTGTTCGCTTCTTCGATGAGATGGGATGTGTCATTGGATCGTTCCCGCATCACATCGAACGCGTCAGTCGGATCGACTGGTCGAGGCTGCTCCCGGAAGCGCATCGTGTCGAATGGCGCATCGCCTCGGACGTGACGAATCCATTGCTCGGACCAATGGGAGCGACGGCCGTGTTCGGACCGCAGAAGGGACTGGCCCCACAAGACGTCGTTAGCTACGAGGAACGACTTTCCTCATACGCCCGTTGTTTCGAACGTGATTTGACCACGCGGCCTGGGGCGGGCGCAGCCGGAGGCATCGGCTTCGCGCTCTATCAGCTCGGTGCCGAGTACGTGAGCGGCATTGAAGAAGTCATACGCTGGTCGAACCTGGAGAAGAAACTGCGCACGGCCGACTGGTTGATCACGGGAGAAGGTCGCTTCGATGATCAATCCCTCCATGGGAAAGCGCCGTATGGTTTGGCGTGCCTTGCCCACGCTTATGGTGTCCCGACGCTCGTCTTCACCGGGCAAACAGACGTAATCGCAGTTCCGGACGCCGGAATCCGTGCCGTGTTCCCAATCATTTCCCGGATAGTGACGCTCGCCGAGGCGATGCACCAGGCAGAACCGCTTCTCACGGACGCCGTCAGCCGAGTGATGTCGATCCTCGACAAAAACGCCTGAACCGAAGTCGGTTCAGGCGTTAATACGTTATGGACGCTCTTTTAATAGATCCCGAATCTCCGAGAGAAGCTGCTCTTCACGCGACAGTTCCGGTTCTGGTTCCTCTTCGACCGCTTTCTCACGTTTCAGACGGTTCAACGTCTTGACCATCATGAACAAGGCGAAGGCGATGAGAAAAAACTTAAGGACTTCTTGCAGGAAGTTACCGTACGTCACGTTCACGCCAAGCACCGACACCGCGAGCGTCGAGAAGTCGATACCGCCGATAAGGATGCCGAGGAACGGCATGAAGATATCGTTGACGAGCGACGTGACGATGGCCGTGAAGGCGGCCCCGAGGATGAAAGCGACAGCGAGGTCAATTACATTGCCTTTGATTGCAAACTCTTTGAACTCTTTCCACATAAAAATAAACCCTCCTAAACGATGAATACTCTTACGGTAGCACAGCATAGACGGAAGCGGACAGCATTTTTCACAGAAGCGTCGCTCGTGCCTTAGGCCGGGCGCTTGTTCGACGTATGGTAGATACGTTACACTTATATAGAACTCATGCAACAGTTTTATTACCTGGTACTAATATGTTATAATTAATTCAGCTGAAAGGATGTATGGACGTGGCGAAGGAAGAACAAAACGGCTCGG
This genomic interval carries:
- a CDS encoding sensor histidine kinase → MKRWIEQRISRQVLTVFYVLIALITLTSLGTYFYTQQAIRETTIELERISEQRSRATDLFETWQSMQYEMRGHVLLGDDALLGEVKRAQTRIDDQTSWFEQNSETNEETTFAEDARLLFTIYTTRVMPGLERYVVAKTNGEVDEPFLQMATVGQLMPKNATSTQTRFKLNSKSAADMSASIVDMESVFTDYRSELDFQETGLREELSEQLAKAQWIWLLILLGALFILFVSLQPYIVRLTKQLQALITNSERLAVDPHATLIPIKPLQNEVGQLSKSFTEMSSSLIHQHTELEKEREKTARILHMMRDAIVFVEVDTNQRFANEALFELYEQPFPFGDRQSLYPIDAFYEPFMDQIDDQDGLNRFTHRAKNCGIFDETFTYSMQGGRRIIRMYAEPIELQDERFGVMFVSRDITKEIEIDRLKTELVATVSHELRTPLTSILGFTELLEHRHVDEEKRKRYLSMIHSETTRLERLVSNLLDVQKMEAGKAEQDFKVESLFELLSDVLEIHAGSTELHAFHFDCDETLRVSGDPAQLRQVFSNILNNAIKYSPDGGNVAVNVSCEDDVIRIAIEDEGMGVAPADAERLFEKFYRVQNEQSRNIGGTGLGLAICKEIIESHGGTISVRSELGNGTTMMVELPIVA
- a CDS encoding flagellar hook-basal body protein; this encodes MLRGLYTAAGAMNALQRQQEILSNNLGNVRTPGFKASNGVVRSFPEMLLAQVSHPGNAQSRVQGEVGTLSTGVYLQETMPRFSSGSISETGSPTDVYMKVPADFTGAAMFAVEQNGETLYTTNGRFAVDEERFLRSADGGYILSDAGERIQLPSSEFTLSGDGQITSLGENVATLGAVQVNDLATLEQVGNDYRVNGDAPPAANVQFQQGFIEEANVDLDRTMADLMTTYRQFEANQKVVQAYDKSAERAIEIARIR
- a CDS encoding flagellar hook-basal body protein → MQSIYNSVSSLTQLQRQLDVTGHNIANVDTAGYKREQTHFASLLSQAYDNQPRAELEVGRDTPNGIRIGVGGHVADISQQFNIGQIRKTDRGLDVFLKASRQFFAVETENGIGLTRSGNMQLSVGDTTTLVDVNGNALLGADGNPIVMPNEATAHRVRQDGMVVASVNGVEQEFGRLDIVEVRNTSALRPLGDNVYAADLGADIDRPLGNLLIEGTLESSNVDLTKEMTDMTITQRAYQMNSRALSMSDQMMGLVTSLR
- a CDS encoding glycerate kinase, translating into MRIVVAMDSFKGALTSVEANRAVHEALAGHDVVEVPISDGGEGFLDAWLLTHPHAETVTQDVMSLDGTMRQARYGWSERTREAVIEVAEASGLTLIDVLDPWRYSSYGTGLQIKDALERGAERITVGLGGSATVDGGKGLLEALGVRFFDEMGCVIGSFPHHIERVSRIDWSRLLPEAHRVEWRIASDVTNPLLGPMGATAVFGPQKGLAPQDVVSYEERLSSYARCFERDLTTRPGAGAAGGIGFALYQLGAEYVSGIEEVIRWSNLEKKLRTADWLITGEGRFDDQSLHGKAPYGLACLAHAYGVPTLVFTGQTDVIAVPDAGIRAVFPIISRIVTLAEAMHQAEPLLTDAVSRVMSILDKNA
- the mscL gene encoding large-conductance mechanosensitive channel protein MscL translates to MWKEFKEFAIKGNVIDLAVAFILGAAFTAIVTSLVNDIFMPFLGILIGGIDFSTLAVSVLGVNVTYGNFLQEVLKFFLIAFALFMMVKTLNRLKREKAVEEEPEPELSREEQLLSEIRDLLKERP